Proteins encoded within one genomic window of Eleutherodactylus coqui strain aEleCoq1 chromosome 1, aEleCoq1.hap1, whole genome shotgun sequence:
- the LOC136623064 gene encoding apolipoprotein L3-like — translation MNMKFILSKRCRHKICKEADYENKKKQLTESAEYVRSTLSDLLAVIPGCHKKLLEIAEDLDTFHRGATIASVAGSSVGIAGGITTIAGLALAPITLGASLVVSGIGVAAAVAGGVTGASASIADSVNMKNKCKKAEDIVKTVDTKLKAFETASNELESLIKALEAMEKTGEIADTVSIGGRFAYAGIAVVRIVHLGELSAVAARGAQLAARGVKVVTAVSGVFAALFMVIDAVFLVKGIQELQNDTKTETATEIRKYVEAFQKLHQDLKEVARNLL, via the coding sequence ctaaCTGAATCCGCTGAATATGTGAGAAGCACTTTGAGTGATTTGCTGGCCGTTATACCAGGTTGCCACAAAAAATTGTTAGAAATTGCAGAGGATTTGGACACTTTCCACAGAGGAGCCACCATTGCCAGTGTCGCAGGAAGTTCAGTTGGAATTGCTGGAGGCATCACCACCATCGCTGGCCTGGCACTGGCCCCCATCACACTTGGTGCATCCTTGGTTGTCAGTGGTATCGGTGTGGCTGCCGCAGTAGCTGGAGGAGTCACCGGCGCATCAGCTTCTATTGCAGATAGTGTAAACATGAAAAACAAATGCAAGAAAGCAGAAGACATTGTGAAGACAGTAGATACAAAGCTGAAAGCATTTGAAACGGCTTCTAATGAACTCGAATCATTAATTAAGGCTCTAGAGGCTATGGAAAAGACAGGAGAGATTGCTGATACCGTCAGCATTGGGGGGAGATTTGCATATGCTGGAATAGCGGTTGTCAGAATAGTGCATCTGGGTGAGTTGTCAGCAGTAGCAGCTAGAGGGGCACAGCTAGCAGCTCGGGGCGTGAAGGTagttacagctgtttcaggggtttttgCAGCACTGTTTATGGTCATTGACGCGGTTTTTCTTGTGAAGGGAATACAGGAGTTACAGAATGACACCAAGACAGAGACGGCTACAGAGATAAGGAAATATGTTGAGGCCTTTCAAAAATTACATCAAGATTTGAAAGAGGTTGCTAGGAATTTGCTGTAG